A DNA window from Rossellomorea marisflavi contains the following coding sequences:
- a CDS encoding IscS subfamily cysteine desulfurase: MDYFDYASTTPMDPHILDIYREVAEHFWGNPNSLHDTGGAAKELLDRCTDALATLLGVPAEGLTFTSGGSAGNAAALHALAHGRKHLGTHIIIGGAEHASLHTAAGQLESAGFQITAIPYEENGLLNLRQLKSAIREETILVSIAHCNGEIGAIQPLGEIRESLRGSAALLHSDLVQSFGKWSVEEAVRHADSFTLSSHKIHGPKGMGALYINPSIALIPAHRISGTPDLPGITAFTAAAERAVPMPDHYQMLRDSFFSSLDRKLGNGYRVFEGPPGQQLPQVIGLAIEGIEGQWLMLECNRRGMAISTGSACQSGMQGMPITLKSMGATERDGKEFIRISFGPSTTLEKIDRLTDTLAEVRLSISSGGVI; encoded by the coding sequence ATGGATTATTTCGACTACGCCTCAACCACCCCCATGGATCCACACATCCTGGACATTTACCGAGAGGTCGCCGAGCACTTCTGGGGGAACCCAAACAGCCTTCATGATACAGGCGGGGCGGCCAAAGAGCTTCTCGACAGGTGCACAGACGCCCTTGCCACGCTCCTCGGGGTGCCTGCTGAAGGCTTGACCTTCACATCAGGGGGCAGCGCAGGGAATGCTGCGGCCCTCCATGCCCTTGCTCACGGCAGAAAGCATCTGGGCACCCATATCATCATCGGTGGAGCAGAGCACGCCTCCCTCCATACTGCCGCTGGGCAACTGGAGTCAGCAGGATTCCAGATCACCGCGATCCCTTATGAGGAGAACGGACTTCTCAATCTCCGACAGCTGAAGTCGGCCATCAGGGAGGAGACCATCCTAGTCAGCATCGCCCACTGCAACGGAGAGATCGGTGCCATCCAGCCCTTGGGAGAAATCAGGGAAAGCCTCCGTGGAAGTGCGGCCCTGCTTCACTCGGATCTCGTTCAATCGTTCGGGAAGTGGTCTGTTGAAGAAGCCGTCCGTCATGCAGACAGTTTTACGCTATCATCCCATAAAATCCACGGTCCGAAGGGGATGGGTGCCCTCTATATCAATCCCTCGATTGCGCTCATCCCTGCACATCGGATCTCAGGCACCCCTGACCTGCCGGGCATCACCGCTTTTACGGCTGCTGCAGAAAGAGCCGTCCCGATGCCGGATCATTATCAGATGCTAAGGGATTCCTTTTTCTCCTCCCTTGATCGGAAGCTGGGGAACGGATATCGCGTCTTTGAAGGGCCACCCGGTCAACAGCTACCCCAGGTGATTGGACTTGCCATCGAAGGCATTGAGGGGCAGTGGCTCATGCTTGAATGCAACCGTCGGGGTATGGCCATCTCCACGGGAAGTGCCTGTCAGTCGGGAATGCAAGGCATGCCCATCACGCTGAAGAGCATGGGTGCAACGGAGCGGGATGGAAAGGAGTTCATCCGGATATCGTTCGGTCCCTCCACGACACTGGAGAAAATCGACCGGCTAACAGACACCTTGGCCGAAGTCAGGCTGTCCATTTCAAGCGGGGGTGTGATATGA
- a CDS encoding transcription repressor NadR: MSEKKLLGDERRDWLLHTLKSRGIPITGGDLAKESRVSRQVIVSDITLLKAKGEPIIATSQGYLYLNPNEGAHHEKTVACQHTPDRAEEELNLLVDHGVTVKDVKIEHGVYGDLTASIMVSNRKEVKQFLTKIRSTNAAFLSELTDGVHLHTLSATSKEALSEAENALERAGFLIHSL; the protein is encoded by the coding sequence TTGTCAGAAAAAAAATTATTAGGAGACGAGCGGAGGGATTGGCTTCTCCACACGCTCAAAAGCAGGGGCATCCCCATCACGGGAGGGGATCTTGCAAAGGAAAGCAGGGTCAGCCGCCAGGTCATCGTCAGCGACATCACACTCCTGAAGGCAAAGGGCGAACCGATCATCGCCACGAGTCAGGGGTATCTTTACTTAAATCCCAATGAAGGAGCCCACCATGAAAAGACGGTCGCATGCCAGCACACACCCGACCGGGCTGAAGAAGAGCTGAACCTCCTGGTCGATCATGGTGTCACCGTAAAGGACGTGAAGATCGAGCATGGGGTGTACGGGGACCTTACCGCCTCCATCATGGTTTCCAATCGCAAAGAAGTGAAGCAATTCCTAACCAAGATCAGGTCGACCAATGCTGCATTTCTATCTGAATTGACCGATGGCGTCCATCTTCATACCCTTTCAGCAACCTCCAAAGAAGCACTTTCAGAAGCAGAAAACGCCTTGGAAAGGGCCGGCTTCCTGATCCATTCTTTATAA
- the pheA gene encoding prephenate dehydratase yields the protein MKIAYLGPQSSFTDLAVKKAFPEEETIPFTTIPDCIEAVMDGEVDYAVVPLENALEGSVHITVDYLFHEADLAIVAELTSAIQQHLMVHPDWKDQHGQPEKILSHPHALAQCHKFLRGTYKGVPLEQSTSTSAGAKFVSEHPESFLAAIGNELAAEHYGLAILHDHIHDVTYNHTRFIVLHKKHREVSIPHETSLHKTTLMVTLPKDRSGALHQVLSAFAWRQLNLSKIESRPLKTGLGDYFFLIDVDHELDDVLLPGAINEMEALGCTVKLVGHYPSFMLS from the coding sequence GTGAAAATCGCATATTTAGGCCCTCAGTCATCATTCACAGATCTTGCTGTGAAGAAGGCATTCCCAGAAGAAGAAACCATCCCGTTCACCACGATCCCCGACTGCATTGAAGCGGTCATGGATGGGGAAGTGGATTATGCAGTCGTCCCATTGGAAAATGCATTGGAAGGATCCGTACATATTACCGTCGATTACCTGTTCCATGAGGCCGACTTGGCCATCGTTGCGGAGCTGACATCGGCGATTCAGCAGCATCTCATGGTCCATCCTGATTGGAAGGATCAGCACGGGCAACCCGAGAAGATCTTGTCCCATCCCCATGCCCTTGCACAGTGTCACAAGTTCCTGCGCGGAACCTATAAGGGAGTGCCCCTTGAGCAGTCCACATCGACTTCAGCCGGTGCAAAGTTTGTCAGTGAGCACCCTGAATCCTTCCTGGCAGCGATCGGGAATGAGCTCGCCGCCGAGCACTATGGCCTCGCGATCCTGCACGATCATATCCATGATGTGACCTATAACCATACCCGCTTCATCGTCCTTCATAAGAAGCACAGGGAGGTTTCAATCCCCCATGAAACCAGTCTGCATAAGACGACCCTGATGGTGACCCTGCCAAAAGACCGTTCAGGTGCCCTCCACCAGGTGCTTTCTGCATTTGCTTGGAGGCAGCTGAATCTGAGCAAGATTGAATCGCGTCCCTTGAAAACGGGGCTTGGCGACTACTTCTTCCTCATCGATGTGGATCATGAGCTGGATGACGTCCTCCTTCCTGGTGCCATCAATGAGATGGAGGCCCTTGGCTGCACCGTGAAGCTGGTCGGACATTATCCGTCGTTCATGCTCTCATGA
- a CDS encoding ACT domain-containing protein, which yields MGKKFQEGKFYLVREDVLPEAMKKTLDAKELIERGKAESVWEAVQRVDLSRSAFYKYRDTVFPFHTIVKERIITLFFQLEDRSGTLSHLLGETAKHGCNILTIHQTIPLQGRANVTLSLNVTDLSIGLEDFLGKLRRLEFVEKVEVLGSGA from the coding sequence TTGGGGAAAAAATTTCAAGAAGGCAAATTTTATCTGGTCAGGGAGGATGTCCTTCCTGAAGCGATGAAGAAAACGCTCGATGCCAAGGAACTGATCGAACGGGGAAAAGCTGAATCGGTCTGGGAGGCCGTCCAGCGTGTGGACCTGAGCAGAAGTGCCTTTTATAAGTACAGGGACACGGTTTTCCCGTTCCACACGATCGTGAAGGAACGGATCATCACCTTATTCTTTCAGCTGGAGGATCGTTCAGGGACGCTTTCGCATCTTCTCGGTGAAACGGCCAAGCATGGCTGTAACATCCTGACGATCCACCAGACGATTCCGCTTCAGGGCAGGGCCAATGTGACCCTTTCCCTGAATGTGACGGATCTGTCCATCGGCCTCGAGGATTTCCTCGGAAAGCTGCGCCGGCTTGAATTTGTCGAAAAAGTAGAAGTGTTGGGCTCAGGAGCCTGA
- the obgE gene encoding GTPase ObgE — MFVDQVKIYTKGGDGGNGMVAFRREKYVPKGGPAGGDGGHGANVVFEVDEGLRTLMDFRYQRHFKAPRGEHGMSKNQHGRNAEDMIVKVPPGTVVKDDDTGETIADLLEHGQRAVITKGGRGGRGNTRFATPANPAPELSEKGEPGQERYIVMELKLLADVGLVGFPSVGKSTLLSVVSAAKPKIASYHFTTIVPNLGMVETGDGRTFVMADLPGLIEGAHEGVGLGHQFLRHIERTRVIVHVIDMSGMEGRDPYDDYVTINEELKQYNLRLTERPQIIVANKMDMPEAEENLKAFKERLDDEYPVFPISAFTQQGLKELLFAVADKLETTAEFPLQVEEEETGIHRVMYKHEEEEKEFEITRDPDGVFVVSGAKIERLFKMTDFTREDSTRRFARQLRSYGVDEALRERGAENGDTIRLMKYEFEFVD; from the coding sequence ATGTTTGTCGATCAGGTCAAGATATACACAAAAGGCGGAGATGGAGGTAACGGAATGGTTGCTTTCCGCCGTGAGAAATATGTACCAAAAGGTGGACCGGCTGGTGGAGACGGAGGACACGGTGCGAACGTCGTGTTCGAAGTGGATGAAGGTCTGCGCACGTTGATGGACTTCCGCTACCAACGCCACTTCAAGGCACCGAGGGGCGAGCACGGCATGAGCAAGAACCAGCATGGCCGGAACGCAGAGGATATGATCGTAAAGGTTCCGCCTGGTACCGTCGTCAAGGATGATGACACCGGTGAAACGATCGCCGACCTGCTGGAACACGGTCAGCGCGCCGTGATCACAAAAGGCGGCCGCGGTGGCAGAGGGAATACGCGATTCGCGACTCCTGCCAACCCGGCTCCGGAGCTGTCTGAGAAAGGGGAACCCGGTCAGGAGCGCTATATCGTCATGGAGCTCAAACTCCTCGCCGATGTGGGCCTCGTCGGATTCCCGAGCGTCGGAAAATCGACGTTGCTTTCCGTTGTATCGGCAGCGAAACCGAAGATTGCTTCCTATCATTTCACGACGATCGTACCGAACCTCGGTATGGTTGAAACAGGCGATGGAAGGACGTTCGTCATGGCCGACCTTCCGGGACTGATCGAAGGCGCCCATGAAGGCGTGGGACTCGGACATCAGTTCCTCCGCCATATCGAGCGGACGCGTGTCATCGTTCACGTCATCGACATGAGCGGGATGGAAGGAAGAGATCCATACGACGATTACGTGACGATCAATGAAGAGTTGAAGCAGTACAATCTCAGATTGACTGAGCGCCCTCAGATCATCGTAGCCAATAAAATGGATATGCCGGAAGCCGAAGAGAATCTGAAGGCGTTCAAGGAACGTTTGGACGATGAATATCCGGTCTTCCCGATTTCCGCCTTCACTCAACAGGGGCTAAAGGAACTTCTATTCGCCGTTGCGGATAAGCTCGAGACAACAGCAGAGTTCCCGCTTCAGGTCGAAGAAGAGGAAACAGGCATCCACCGCGTGATGTACAAGCACGAAGAAGAAGAGAAAGAGTTCGAGATCACACGCGACCCGGATGGTGTATTCGTCGTGAGCGGTGCGAAGATCGAACGTCTCTTCAAGATGACCGACTTCACAAGGGAAGACTCGACAAGACGTTTCGCCCGTCAGCTCCGTTCATACGGTGTGGATGAGGCCCTTCGTGAGCGCGGTGCAGAGAACGGTGATACGATCCGACTGATGAAATATGAATTTGAATTCGTTGACTGA
- a CDS encoding Spo0B C-terminal domain-containing protein — protein sequence MSRKWDVVEVLRHARHDWMNDLQLIKGNLDLDRIDRAKQVIEEMVLAAQNESKLSNLKLPLLTEWILTYNWSGSMIKLDFEILDCTADHGLDDQGLVSWCTRFVDELVQCVSGNGENQLSILLHITKDAPRFIFDFTGILSHAGAMKEWLENERRNGTNISIEQIEEEVLVFHVAL from the coding sequence ATGAGCCGAAAATGGGATGTCGTCGAGGTACTGCGGCATGCACGCCACGACTGGATGAATGATTTGCAACTGATCAAGGGGAATCTCGATCTCGATCGGATCGACCGGGCAAAACAAGTCATCGAAGAAATGGTCCTCGCAGCACAAAACGAATCTAAGCTATCGAATTTGAAACTTCCATTACTGACAGAATGGATCTTAACATATAATTGGTCCGGGTCGATGATCAAGCTGGATTTCGAAATACTCGATTGCACCGCTGATCATGGACTTGACGATCAAGGATTGGTTTCCTGGTGCACTCGCTTTGTGGACGAGCTGGTACAGTGTGTCAGCGGCAATGGTGAAAACCAATTGTCAATCCTGCTGCACATCACCAAGGATGCCCCCCGTTTTATATTCGATTTCACAGGTATACTAAGTCATGCAGGCGCCATGAAGGAATGGCTGGAGAATGAGCGCCGAAATGGCACGAACATCAGCATTGAACAAATCGAAGAAGAAGTTCTCGTTTTTCATGTTGCATTATAA
- the rpmA gene encoding 50S ribosomal protein L27: protein MLRLDLQFFASKKGVGSTKNGRDSISKRLGAKRADGQMVSGGSILYRQRGTKIYPGLNVGRGGDDTLFAKTDGVVRFERMGRDKKKVSVYPVANEA, encoded by the coding sequence ATGTTAAGATTAGATCTTCAATTTTTCGCGTCTAAGAAAGGGGTAGGTTCGACTAAAAACGGTCGTGACTCTATCTCAAAGCGTCTTGGTGCTAAGCGTGCAGACGGTCAAATGGTAAGTGGTGGATCAATCCTATACCGTCAACGCGGTACTAAGATTTATCCAGGACTAAACGTAGGCCGTGGTGGTGACGATACACTTTTCGCTAAAACTGACGGTGTTGTTCGTTTCGAACGCATGGGACGTGACAAGAAAAAAGTGAGCGTATACCCTGTTGCGAATGAAGCTTAA
- a CDS encoding ribosomal-processing cysteine protease Prp: MINIRVEKTKGRIRSFSMDGHANFDEYGQDIVCAGASAVSFGSVNAIMALTGIEPYIEQNDGGHFVCVIPDDLPEETDRNVQLLLDGMVVSLQTIETTYSDFIKITFKK, encoded by the coding sequence ATGATCAACATTCGGGTAGAAAAAACCAAGGGAAGGATTCGTTCTTTCTCCATGGATGGTCATGCGAATTTCGATGAGTATGGTCAGGATATTGTTTGTGCCGGAGCTTCTGCCGTTTCATTCGGAAGCGTCAATGCCATCATGGCGTTGACGGGGATTGAACCTTACATCGAGCAAAACGATGGGGGACATTTCGTCTGTGTCATCCCTGATGACCTGCCGGAAGAGACTGACAGGAACGTCCAGCTGCTATTAGATGGCATGGTGGTAAGCCTGCAGACGATTGAAACTACTTACAGTGATTTTATTAAAATAACCTTCAAAAAGTAG
- the rplU gene encoding 50S ribosomal protein L21, whose translation MYAIIETGGKQIRVTEGQEIFIEKLSAEQGDTVTFDKVLFVGGDDVKVGSPLVAGATVTAKVEKQGRAKKLVVFKYKAKKNYRRKQGHRQPYTKVVIDTINA comes from the coding sequence ATGTACGCAATTATCGAAACAGGTGGTAAGCAAATCCGTGTAACGGAAGGTCAAGAGATCTTCATCGAAAAGCTAAGCGCTGAGCAAGGTGATACGGTTACGTTTGACAAAGTTCTTTTCGTTGGTGGCGACGATGTGAAAGTAGGAAGCCCATTGGTGGCTGGTGCTACTGTAACAGCGAAGGTTGAAAAACAAGGCCGCGCGAAGAAGCTTGTAGTATTCAAATACAAAGCGAAAAAGAACTACCGTCGTAAGCAAGGTCACCGTCAACCTTACACTAAAGTTGTCATCGACACAATTAACGCGTAA
- a CDS encoding Rne/Rng family ribonuclease codes for MDEIIIQAKTREKRWVSKTDGAVRGLRVYRPVGDTLTGNIYVGRVVRIHKGLDAAFVDIGEGKNGYLHAKDCPANIKAFHGGDDALPINQAVHEGEKLLVQVTKDPTGSKGAKLSAVIEMKGELLVYMPRGVYVAASKKLDEKERHHLKAVAHRWKLPEEGIVLRTSSAGIPEEAIKEEIVRLRQKAEELGKRALKGKAPLLLENQDALKEDLVEHMKRGEGRILVDDYAFSNELQSLATRYEGWDIQFDQGHDDIFSRHGVDSAWDRALKKVVWLKNGAYLVIETTEAMTVVDVNSGKFTGRATLEQTTLETNILAAEETAHQLALRNIGGMILIDFIGMKGDGDREQVEEAFRAALGSDRQRTKVEGFTKLGILEVTRKRARQALEEYLTEPCHACGGTGRTESPESLAFSLEREIWDLDHPARVSVEGTPDVRAAFSGPGGRHIDKLEARLGVKVDWLETQAVNPFYRITKIQ; via the coding sequence GTGGACGAAATCATCATCCAGGCAAAAACGAGAGAAAAGCGCTGGGTATCCAAAACAGATGGAGCCGTCAGGGGGCTGCGCGTGTACCGGCCCGTCGGTGACACGCTTACCGGGAATATCTATGTCGGCAGGGTCGTCCGGATCCATAAAGGGCTTGATGCCGCGTTTGTCGATATCGGTGAGGGCAAGAACGGTTACCTGCATGCAAAGGACTGTCCTGCCAATATCAAAGCCTTTCATGGAGGTGACGACGCCCTGCCCATCAATCAAGCCGTGCATGAAGGGGAGAAACTACTCGTGCAGGTGACGAAAGATCCCACGGGGTCAAAAGGAGCCAAGCTCAGCGCCGTGATCGAGATGAAGGGGGAATTACTCGTCTATATGCCGAGAGGGGTCTACGTGGCGGCCTCCAAGAAGCTCGATGAAAAAGAGCGCCATCACCTCAAAGCCGTGGCTCACCGCTGGAAGCTCCCTGAGGAAGGGATCGTGCTCAGGACAAGCAGTGCGGGAATACCCGAAGAGGCGATCAAGGAAGAAATCGTGCGCTTAAGGCAAAAGGCAGAGGAACTCGGGAAGCGTGCGCTTAAAGGAAAGGCCCCGCTGCTTCTTGAGAATCAGGATGCCCTGAAGGAAGACCTTGTGGAACATATGAAAAGAGGAGAGGGACGGATCCTCGTGGATGATTACGCCTTCTCCAATGAGCTTCAAAGCCTCGCTACCCGCTATGAAGGCTGGGACATACAGTTCGATCAGGGACATGACGATATCTTTAGCAGGCACGGCGTCGACAGCGCCTGGGACAGGGCTTTGAAGAAAGTAGTCTGGCTGAAGAACGGCGCCTATCTCGTGATCGAGACGACAGAGGCGATGACGGTGGTGGACGTGAATTCAGGGAAATTCACGGGGCGTGCCACCCTTGAACAGACAACTCTTGAAACCAATATCCTTGCAGCGGAAGAAACGGCCCATCAGCTCGCGTTGAGGAATATCGGAGGGATGATCCTCATCGACTTCATCGGCATGAAGGGGGACGGCGACCGAGAGCAAGTGGAAGAGGCATTCCGGGCGGCCCTCGGCTCTGATCGCCAGCGGACGAAGGTGGAGGGCTTCACGAAGCTCGGCATCCTGGAGGTGACGAGGAAGCGGGCGCGTCAGGCCCTCGAGGAGTATCTGACCGAGCCGTGTCATGCCTGCGGGGGAACCGGACGCACCGAAAGTCCCGAGAGCCTCGCCTTCAGCCTTGAACGGGAAATCTGGGATCTGGACCACCCGGCCCGCGTTTCCGTCGAAGGGACCCCTGATGTACGAGCGGCGTTTTCCGGACCCGGCGGGCGACATATCGACAAGCTCGAGGCCCGTCTCGGGGTGAAGGTGGACTGGCTTGAGACCCAGGCAGTGAATCCATTCTATCGAATCACAAAGATCCAGTGA
- a CDS encoding M50 family metallopeptidase produces MTNLLAMLRKFYIHPLLWVVIAVAVMTAHFTELIMLLGIIIIHELGHACMAHYFSWRVRRIALLPFGGVAEVDEHGNRSLDEEFWVVAAGPLQHVWLIGAGWGLAQLGIIAPGTFLLFLHLNLAVLLFNLLPIWPLDGGKLISLLLAMKWNYLKAYEYTLLLSFGLLLCFHAFVLLASPANLNLWVILTFLYFSLWKDWKQRRYVFMKFLMERYYGDHRQFLELKPLPVDSESSVLEVVERFHRGVKHPLVVMKDGQEVGKLDENELLHAFFAEKMTSAKTKDLLYLY; encoded by the coding sequence TTGACTAATCTTTTGGCCATGCTCCGAAAATTTTATATCCATCCCCTCCTTTGGGTCGTCATCGCTGTGGCCGTCATGACGGCCCATTTCACGGAGCTGATCATGCTCCTGGGCATCATCATCATCCATGAGCTCGGGCACGCCTGCATGGCCCACTATTTTTCATGGAGGGTCAGGAGGATCGCCCTTTTGCCCTTTGGGGGCGTCGCTGAAGTGGATGAACATGGGAACCGGTCACTCGATGAGGAGTTCTGGGTCGTGGCAGCGGGTCCCCTCCAGCATGTGTGGCTGATCGGTGCAGGGTGGGGGCTCGCCCAACTCGGCATTATCGCTCCCGGAACATTCCTGTTATTCCTGCATCTGAATCTGGCCGTCCTCCTGTTCAATCTCCTGCCGATCTGGCCCCTCGACGGAGGGAAGCTCATATCCCTTCTCCTGGCCATGAAGTGGAACTATCTGAAGGCGTACGAATACACGCTCCTTCTGTCGTTCGGGCTCCTTCTGTGCTTTCATGCCTTCGTCCTCCTGGCATCACCGGCGAATCTGAACCTCTGGGTGATCCTCACCTTCCTCTACTTCTCCTTATGGAAGGACTGGAAGCAGAGGCGGTACGTTTTCATGAAATTCCTGATGGAACGGTACTACGGCGATCATCGTCAGTTTTTAGAGCTGAAGCCACTTCCTGTCGACAGCGAGTCTTCTGTCCTCGAGGTCGTGGAGCGCTTCCACAGGGGGGTCAAGCATCCCCTTGTTGTCATGAAGGATGGCCAGGAAGTGGGGAAGCTGGATGAGAATGAGCTCCTCCACGCGTTCTTCGCTGAAAAAATGACTTCGGCCAAAACAAAGGATCTTCTCTATCTTTATTGA
- a CDS encoding M23 family metallopeptidase, whose protein sequence is MGNRADEIRKRIARRKKMNDGASREYPVVPLVGDEEKYGVGQSSFEGGPPSEGHPLFKKETFLLKVLASGVMVLLTAIMFKSPSPALEEARAVVHKTMENDFQFAAVSTWYEDQFGKPLALLPDSGKQEAKEETALSMPATGKVVENFKTNGQGIMLETGLGEEVGAMKGGLVIFAGKKDDLGNTVVIQHADQSESWYGHLEAIDVKQYEKVEKGGAVGKVSAAEDEASGEFYFAIKMGEEFVDPVQVISFD, encoded by the coding sequence ATGGGCAATCGAGCCGATGAAATCAGGAAGCGGATCGCCAGGCGAAAAAAAATGAATGACGGGGCGTCCCGGGAGTACCCGGTTGTCCCACTGGTTGGGGATGAAGAGAAATATGGGGTCGGTCAATCCTCTTTCGAAGGGGGACCGCCATCCGAAGGCCATCCCCTCTTTAAGAAAGAAACCTTTTTGTTGAAGGTCCTCGCTTCCGGGGTCATGGTCCTCCTGACGGCGATCATGTTCAAGAGTCCGAGCCCTGCCTTGGAAGAGGCGAGGGCGGTGGTGCATAAGACGATGGAGAACGACTTCCAATTCGCCGCGGTCTCGACGTGGTACGAGGACCAGTTCGGCAAACCCCTGGCCCTGCTTCCTGATTCGGGGAAACAGGAGGCGAAGGAAGAGACAGCGTTATCCATGCCCGCCACGGGTAAGGTGGTGGAGAATTTCAAGACGAACGGACAGGGGATCATGCTTGAAACAGGTCTCGGAGAAGAGGTCGGGGCCATGAAGGGGGGACTCGTCATCTTCGCAGGGAAAAAGGATGACCTCGGCAATACGGTCGTCATCCAGCATGCGGATCAATCAGAGTCATGGTACGGGCATCTTGAAGCCATCGACGTGAAGCAATATGAAAAGGTGGAAAAAGGGGGAGCCGTCGGGAAGGTATCGGCAGCAGAAGATGAGGCATCGGGGGAATTTTATTTCGCCATCAAGATGGGGGAGGAATTCGTCGATCCGGTCCAGGTGATTTCCTTTGACTAA
- the minD gene encoding septum site-determining protein MinD, with protein MGEAIVVTSGKGGVGKTTTSANVGTALALQGKKVCLIDTDIGLRNLDVVMGLENRIIYDLVDVVEGRCKVHQALVKDKRFEDKLYLLPAAQTSDKSAVNPDQMKKLIQDLKQDYDYIIIDCPAGIEQGYKNAVAGADRAIVVTTPEISAVRDADRIIGLLEQEEIEPPKLVINRIRNHMMKSGEMLDVNEITTHLSIDLIGIVADDENVIRSSNKGEPIALDSTSKASISYRNIARRILGESVPLQSLEEDKPGVFTKIKRLFGVKA; from the coding sequence GTGGGTGAAGCCATAGTTGTTACTTCAGGAAAAGGCGGAGTGGGCAAGACGACTACTTCTGCCAATGTTGGTACAGCATTAGCTCTACAAGGCAAAAAAGTGTGTTTGATCGATACCGATATCGGCCTCAGGAATCTTGATGTGGTCATGGGCCTTGAAAATCGGATCATCTATGATCTGGTGGATGTGGTGGAAGGCCGCTGCAAAGTCCATCAGGCACTTGTGAAGGATAAACGCTTCGAAGATAAACTGTATCTTTTACCTGCTGCGCAGACAAGCGATAAATCGGCTGTCAATCCGGATCAGATGAAGAAACTGATCCAGGATCTGAAGCAGGACTATGATTATATCATCATCGACTGCCCTGCCGGAATCGAGCAGGGATATAAAAACGCCGTGGCCGGTGCCGACCGTGCCATCGTCGTCACGACGCCGGAGATTTCCGCGGTCCGGGATGCCGACCGCATCATCGGCCTTCTTGAACAGGAAGAAATCGAGCCTCCGAAGCTTGTGATCAACCGGATCCGGAATCATATGATGAAAAGCGGGGAAATGCTCGACGTCAATGAGATCACGACCCATCTTTCCATCGATTTGATCGGAATCGTAGCGGATGATGAGAATGTGATCCGGTCTTCGAATAAAGGAGAGCCGATCGCCCTCGATTCGACGAGCAAGGCATCCATTTCGTATCGCAATATTGCAAGAAGGATCCTTGGTGAGTCCGTCCCCCTTCAATCCCTTGAAGAGGACAAACCGGGCGTCTTTACAAAAATCAAACGTTTATTCGGCGTAAAAGCCTGA
- the minC gene encoding septum site-determining protein MinC: MNKRPNVVIKGTKEGLTLHLNDQCSFHELKAELAEKLSAHHRETEGHTLAVHIQTGNRYVTDEQSEELKDIVRQKRNLVVNGLSSNVVTKDEAERLVDERNIETMTGVVRSGQVIEVSGDILVVGDVNPGGKIHAGGNIYILGTLKGIAHAGINGRKDAVIVASRMLPSQLRIADALNRAPDRMEEDEEHDMECAFVDAEGQIVVDRLQVLRHLRPNITSFKGGR, translated from the coding sequence ATGAATAAAAGGCCGAATGTTGTGATTAAAGGAACGAAAGAGGGGCTTACCCTCCATTTGAACGATCAATGCTCGTTTCACGAGCTGAAGGCGGAGCTTGCCGAAAAGCTGTCAGCCCATCACCGTGAAACCGAAGGCCATACCCTGGCCGTGCATATCCAGACGGGGAACCGCTACGTGACCGATGAGCAGTCCGAGGAGCTCAAGGACATCGTCAGACAAAAGCGGAATCTTGTGGTCAACGGGCTCTCGAGCAATGTCGTGACCAAGGATGAAGCGGAGAGACTCGTGGATGAACGGAATATCGAGACCATGACCGGTGTTGTGCGATCGGGTCAGGTGATTGAAGTATCCGGGGATATTCTTGTCGTCGGTGATGTCAATCCTGGCGGGAAGATCCACGCCGGCGGGAATATATACATATTGGGCACACTTAAGGGGATTGCCCATGCCGGCATCAATGGCAGGAAGGATGCCGTGATCGTCGCATCGAGGATGCTCCCTTCGCAGCTCCGGATCGCAGATGCCCTGAACCGGGCGCCGGACCGGATGGAGGAAGACGAAGAGCATGATATGGAGTGTGCATTCGTGGATGCCGAGGGGCAGATCGTCGTCGATCGCCTCCAGGTATTGAGGCATCTGCGACCAAATATTACGAGTTTCAAAGGAGGACGCTAA